The following proteins come from a genomic window of Planctomycetota bacterium:
- a CDS encoding pseudouridine synthase, producing the protein MRRARAGWRGRVRRCAGVWECEERAGQWGAAGLHWPPMKRQSRNKRAGRASDDPLRDASRGVRLHKALADAGVGSRRACEAMIDERRVTVNGRVIDFKPVFVDPNEDKITIDGVPLAKPRRASHLYLMINKPSGVICTNSDELGRRRIVDLVPHDKRLFCVGRLDADSTGLVLLTDDGDLANHLTHPRYEIAKTYEVTINGLLEADQVEKLRRGIHLADRTGQTVKASAESIDVKARDRERTRLTITLREGRNREIRRMLARLGFKVKRLKRTALGPLNLKGVAVGGWRALTNIEVNMLRRVAKAAEKRL; encoded by the coding sequence ATGAGGCGGGCACGGGCGGGTTGGCGGGGGCGGGTGCGCCGGTGCGCGGGGGTTTGGGAATGTGAGGAGCGGGCGGGACAATGGGGGGCGGCGGGGCTACACTGGCCCCCGATGAAACGTCAATCACGAAACAAGCGGGCGGGGCGGGCTTCGGATGATCCGTTGCGGGATGCGTCGCGGGGGGTGCGGCTGCATAAGGCGCTGGCGGATGCGGGGGTCGGGTCGCGGCGGGCTTGCGAGGCGATGATCGATGAGCGGCGGGTGACGGTCAACGGGCGCGTCATCGATTTCAAGCCGGTGTTTGTCGATCCCAACGAGGACAAGATCACGATCGACGGCGTGCCGCTGGCGAAACCGCGGCGGGCGTCGCATCTGTATCTGATGATCAACAAGCCGAGCGGCGTCATCTGCACCAACAGCGACGAGCTGGGCCGGCGGCGGATCGTCGATCTGGTGCCGCACGACAAGCGGCTCTTTTGCGTGGGCCGGCTCGACGCCGACTCGACCGGGCTGGTGCTGCTCACCGATGACGGCGATCTGGCCAATCACCTGACCCATCCGCGCTACGAGATCGCCAAGACGTACGAAGTCACGATCAACGGCCTGCTGGAGGCGGATCAGGTGGAGAAACTGCGGCGGGGGATTCATCTGGCGGACCGGACGGGGCAGACGGTCAAGGCGTCGGCGGAGTCGATCGACGTGAAGGCGCGCGATCGTGAACGGACACGGTTGACGATCACGCTGCGCGAAGGCCGCAATCGCGAGATTCGCCGGATGCTTGCGCGGCTCGGTTTCAAGGTGAAGCGGCTCAAGCGGACGGCACTGGGCCCGCTCAATTTGAAGGGGGTCGCCGTCGGCGGATGGCGGGCGTTAACGAATATCGAAGTGAACATGCTCCGCCGCGTCGCAAAGGCGGCGGAGAAGCGGCTGTGA
- a CDS encoding glycine cleavage system protein R gives MPTTLVLTLIGPDRPGLVEALSRTIAAHEGNWLESRMARMAGKFTGILRVHVPAPQVDALTVALKALAAGGLRVSVDTGDDQPAAVAPAPDARTMHLELLGQDRPGIVRQIAAALASRGVNVEELATQCLSAPMTGETLFKCTARLEIPASVTTAELHDALEKIADELMVDLTLGENATAQS, from the coding sequence ATGCCCACGACGCTCGTACTGACCCTCATCGGCCCCGATCGCCCCGGCCTCGTCGAAGCCCTCTCCCGCACCATCGCCGCACATGAAGGCAACTGGCTCGAAAGCCGCATGGCCCGAATGGCCGGGAAATTCACCGGGATTCTGCGCGTCCATGTCCCCGCGCCGCAGGTCGACGCGCTCACCGTCGCGCTCAAGGCCCTTGCCGCCGGCGGACTGCGCGTCAGCGTCGACACCGGCGACGATCAGCCCGCCGCCGTCGCCCCCGCGCCCGACGCTCGCACCATGCATCTCGAACTCCTCGGGCAGGACCGCCCCGGTATCGTCCGGCAGATCGCCGCCGCCCTCGCCTCCCGCGGCGTCAACGTCGAAGAACTCGCCACGCAATGCCTCAGCGCCCCGATGACCGGCGAAACCCTTTTCAAATGCACCGCCCGCCTCGAAATCCCCGCCTCCGTCACCACCGCTGAACTCCACGACGCCCTCGAAAAAATTGCCGATGAACTCATGGTCGACCTGACCCTCGGCGAAAACGCGACGGCGCAGTCGTGA
- a CDS encoding deacylase: MPTNQLKSFLDQHNIKYVTISHSPAYTAQQVAARAHVCGRELAKTVVIKVDGRMAMVVLPAPMRIDFELLRQATGAEHLALADESEFAERFPNCEVGAMPPFGNLYGLPVYVAASLTDDTEIVFNAGSHTELIRMYYADFERLVEPRVVHVASHAGA, translated from the coding sequence ATGCCCACCAATCAGCTCAAGTCGTTTCTCGATCAGCACAACATCAAGTACGTCACGATCAGCCACTCCCCCGCTTACACCGCGCAGCAGGTCGCCGCCCGCGCGCACGTGTGCGGGCGCGAGCTGGCCAAGACGGTCGTCATCAAAGTGGACGGCAGGATGGCGATGGTCGTGCTCCCCGCCCCGATGCGCATCGACTTCGAATTGCTGCGCCAGGCCACCGGCGCGGAGCATCTGGCCCTCGCGGACGAATCGGAATTCGCGGAGCGCTTCCCCAACTGCGAAGTCGGTGCGATGCCCCCGTTCGGCAACCTCTACGGCCTGCCCGTCTATGTCGCGGCCAGTCTGACCGACGACACGGAGATCGTCTTCAACGCCGGTTCGCACACGGAGCTGATCCGCATGTATTACGCGGATTTCGAGCGGCTTGTCGAACCGCGGGTCGTGCACGTCGCCTCGCACGCCGGCGCCTGA
- a CDS encoding GDSL family lipase, whose amino-acid sequence MLNRTRMRMAFLVLVGSMAAAVIAEDAKNSAIVPAPRDAKWMARHESFNARVKQGNVDMLMIGDSITHGWEGGGREIWAKYYAPRHAVNLGIGGDRTQHVLWRLQNGNIEGISPKLAVIMIGTNNARDNTPEQTAEGVTAIVNLLREKLPNTKILLLAIFPRGANNEDGLRKKNEAVNAIIAKLDDGKMIHYLNINDKFLGADGTLSKEIMPDLLHPNGKGYQIWADAIEPSVKELMGE is encoded by the coding sequence ATGTTGAATCGGACGCGGATGCGCATGGCGTTTCTGGTATTGGTCGGATCGATGGCGGCGGCGGTCATTGCGGAGGACGCCAAGAACTCCGCCATCGTGCCGGCGCCGCGCGATGCGAAGTGGATGGCCCGGCACGAGTCGTTCAACGCCCGCGTCAAGCAGGGCAACGTCGACATGCTCATGATCGGCGATTCGATCACGCACGGCTGGGAAGGCGGCGGGCGCGAAATATGGGCCAAGTACTACGCGCCGCGGCATGCCGTCAACCTCGGCATCGGCGGCGACCGCACGCAACATGTCCTTTGGCGCCTTCAGAACGGCAACATCGAAGGCATCTCCCCCAAGCTCGCCGTCATCATGATCGGGACCAACAACGCCCGCGACAACACGCCGGAGCAGACGGCTGAGGGTGTGACGGCGATTGTGAATCTGCTGCGGGAGAAACTGCCGAACACGAAGATATTGCTGCTGGCGATTTTCCCGCGCGGGGCGAATAACGAGGACGGGCTTCGCAAGAAGAACGAAGCGGTCAACGCCATCATCGCCAAGCTCGATGACGGGAAGATGATTCACTACCTGAACATCAACGACAAGTTCCTCGGAGCCGACGGCACGCTCTCGAAGGAGATCATGCCCGACCTGCTGCACCCCAACGGCAAGGGCTATCAGATCTGGGCGGACGCCATCGAGCCGAGCGTCAAGGAACTGATGGGCGAGTGA
- a CDS encoding LOG family protein: MKQSSRDPDVLNKLDELLRLFGADPDAMSGQLVREIMQSALRLIGDEAHTGELKLISRSLRELRYAMTVFRPYTGQRKISIFGSARTPFDHHDYDACRRFARAMAEHEWMIITGAGDGIMRAGHEGAGRDKSFGVSIRLPFETNANDIIAGDDKLVTFRYFFTRKLMFVSQADALALFPGGFGTLDEAFEVITLIQTGKAPIIPVVMVEPPESDYFAHLDVYIRDTLLARKLISPEDLHLYHLFNDPIAAAQHVVEFYRNYHSSRYVGDQFVIRMRHALDPTHLEQLNAEFGDLVASGRIEQTGALEGESVETALPRLSFHFVRRKFGRLRLLIDRINQFAPGA, encoded by the coding sequence ATGAAGCAGTCTTCGCGCGATCCTGATGTTTTGAACAAACTCGATGAACTCCTCCGTCTCTTCGGAGCCGACCCCGACGCCATGTCCGGTCAGCTCGTGCGCGAGATCATGCAGTCCGCCCTGCGCCTCATCGGCGACGAGGCCCACACCGGCGAACTGAAGCTCATTTCCCGCTCGCTGCGCGAATTGCGTTACGCCATGACCGTGTTCCGTCCGTACACGGGGCAGCGGAAGATTTCGATATTCGGCTCGGCGCGCACGCCATTCGATCATCACGACTACGACGCCTGCCGCCGCTTCGCCCGCGCCATGGCCGAGCACGAATGGATGATCATCACCGGCGCCGGCGACGGCATCATGCGGGCCGGTCACGAAGGCGCCGGCCGGGACAAATCGTTCGGCGTCTCCATCCGTCTGCCCTTTGAAACCAACGCCAACGACATCATCGCCGGCGATGACAAGCTGGTGACCTTCCGCTACTTCTTCACGCGCAAGCTCATGTTCGTCTCGCAGGCCGACGCGCTGGCGCTCTTCCCCGGCGGGTTCGGCACGCTCGACGAGGCCTTCGAAGTCATCACGCTGATCCAGACCGGCAAGGCGCCGATCATTCCCGTCGTCATGGTCGAGCCGCCGGAGAGCGACTACTTCGCGCATCTGGATGTGTACATCCGTGACACGCTTCTGGCGCGGAAACTCATCAGCCCCGAAGACCTGCATCTGTACCATCTTTTCAACGACCCGATCGCCGCGGCGCAGCATGTCGTCGAGTTCTACCGCAACTATCATTCGTCGCGCTATGTGGGCGATCAGTTCGTCATCCGCATGCGTCATGCGCTCGATCCTACGCACCTGGAGCAGCTCAACGCGGAATTCGGCGACCTGGTGGCGTCGGGCCGCATCGAACAGACGGGCGCGCTGGAGGGCGAGTCGGTGGAGACGGCGTTGCCCCGGCTGAGTTTCCACTTCGTCCGCCGCAAATTCGGCCGGCTCCGACTGCTCATCGACCGCATCAACCAGTTCGCGCCGGGAGCGTGA